A single region of the Pseudomonas sp. GGS8 genome encodes:
- a CDS encoding AlpA family phage regulatory protein, protein MYIQSSPIVEAPQLQVERHIMRREEVERKTGFKRAHIYNLMKEGKFPQAKRIGLRAVGWDSMEIERWVTERLAQQS, encoded by the coding sequence ATGTACATTCAATCCTCACCCATCGTTGAAGCACCTCAATTGCAAGTAGAACGTCATATCATGCGGCGCGAAGAAGTCGAACGAAAAACCGGCTTCAAACGTGCGCACATCTACAACCTGATGAAGGAAGGCAAATTCCCTCAAGCCAAGCGCATTGGATTGCGTGCGGTGGGCTGGGATTCAATGGAGATCGAGCGGTGGGTCACCGAGCGCTTGGCGCAGCAGAGCTGA
- a CDS encoding ParA family protein codes for MRVVSVVSTKGGVGKTTVAANLGGLLADAGLRVLLLDLDSQPTLSSYYSLSHESAAGAYELIALNLTDPAQIISTTTVVGLDLILSNDDQGRLSTMLLHAPDGRLRLRNLLDNFRPSYDLLLIDTQGARSVLLEMAILASDLALSPITPEMLAARELRRGTLKLMSELEPFRHLGIPPPPLRLLLNQVNTIRVDTRMIIRGLRETFTGANNISVLDTVVPDRVAYLNAASLGLPVHRIEVRQSRERRSPSAMETMQALAIELFPEWHKTISSVSRCAEVQ; via the coding sequence ATGCGCGTGGTATCGGTGGTTTCCACTAAAGGTGGAGTTGGCAAAACCACGGTCGCCGCCAACCTCGGCGGTCTACTAGCCGATGCTGGCCTGCGCGTCTTGCTACTGGATCTGGATAGCCAACCAACCCTCTCAAGCTACTACTCGTTGAGCCACGAGTCTGCCGCTGGCGCGTACGAGCTCATTGCGCTCAACCTGACAGACCCCGCGCAAATAATTTCCACGACTACAGTTGTCGGGCTCGACCTGATCCTCTCCAACGACGATCAAGGCCGACTGAGCACCATGCTGCTGCATGCCCCTGACGGGCGATTACGGCTGCGTAATTTGCTCGACAATTTCCGCCCCAGTTACGACCTGCTTTTGATCGACACCCAAGGTGCGCGCAGCGTGCTGCTGGAGATGGCCATCCTCGCTTCCGATCTCGCCCTTTCTCCCATCACCCCGGAAATGCTCGCCGCCCGCGAACTGCGACGCGGCACCTTGAAGCTGATGAGTGAGCTCGAACCATTCCGTCATCTGGGCATTCCACCGCCGCCCTTGCGCCTGCTACTGAACCAGGTGAATACCATTCGAGTGGACACACGGATGATCATCCGTGGCCTGCGCGAGACCTTCACTGGGGCTAACAACATCTCGGTTCTAGACACCGTAGTTCCAGACCGAGTGGCTTATCTCAATGCCGCTTCCCTTGGCCTGCCGGTCCACCGAATCGAGGTGCGCCAGTCACGCGAACGACGCTCGCCATCCGCGATGGAAACCATGCAAGCGCTGGCTATTGAGTTATTTCCGGAATGGCACAAAACGATATCTTCGGTGAGCCGATGCGCGGAGGTTCAATGA